The following proteins come from a genomic window of Anaerolineae bacterium:
- a CDS encoding GNAT family N-acetyltransferase: MYREGSVVLGYICFGPHSLTEGTYDVYWIAVSPEAHQRGIGSQLLHEAEEEIAGKGGRKVLIETSSSPLFSPARALYTHCGYQVEAVVHDFYQDGDDLLIFSKRLRENRRKPMEEIEVVYM, from the coding sequence GTGTACCGCGAGGGCAGTGTGGTTCTGGGCTACATTTGCTTTGGCCCCCATTCGTTGACCGAAGGGACGTACGATGTGTACTGGATCGCGGTCTCCCCGGAGGCGCATCAGCGGGGCATTGGGAGCCAGCTCCTGCACGAGGCCGAGGAGGAGATCGCCGGCAAAGGGGGGCGCAAGGTCCTGATTGAGACCTCCAGCTCCCCGCTCTTTTCCCCAGCGCGTGCCCTATACACCCACTGCGGCTATCAGGTCGAGGCAGTGGTGCACGACTTCTATCAGGATGGGGATGACCTGCTGATCTTCTCCAAGCGCCTGCGGGAGAACCGCCGCAAGCCGATGGAGGAGATCGAGGTAGTGTATATGTAA
- a CDS encoding ATP-grasp domain-containing protein, whose product MAEVAREIAGVVVLFRDSQRLVKGEPRDLLAEHSMVGCALAVEEALRAKGYTATIVPLRGEVEELAHWYPPTEWAVFNLVDGGEGRLFEEARVAWALEAMGYCFTGARGDTLALTTHKGRTKALLAQHGIPTPPWRIFQHEDELQDDADLGLGYPVIVKPVAEDGSVGVEYPAVAHSLAEVRRRVAYIRETYRQAALVEAFIAGREFNVALWGEPPQLLPLAEIDFSAFADPCQRIVSYAAKWEEGSFEYQHTPAVFCSSLDDELRSAISSIAVAVWEIIGCQGYARVDMRVSPEGMPYVIEVNCNPDIAPDAGFFRAAAQAGMSYADMVEHIVDIALQERHLYGRASDRCRRSKYITHHPAGRRLYRRGGPVRPGALVSVPERG is encoded by the coding sequence ATGGCAGAAGTGGCTCGGGAGATCGCCGGCGTCGTGGTGCTCTTCCGCGACAGCCAGCGGCTGGTCAAGGGGGAACCCCGCGACCTGTTGGCCGAGCACAGTATGGTGGGCTGTGCGCTGGCAGTGGAGGAAGCCCTGCGGGCCAAGGGTTATACGGCGACCATTGTGCCACTGCGCGGCGAGGTCGAGGAACTGGCGCACTGGTATCCGCCCACCGAGTGGGCCGTCTTCAACCTGGTGGATGGAGGGGAAGGCCGGCTTTTTGAAGAAGCGCGCGTTGCCTGGGCGCTGGAGGCCATGGGCTACTGCTTCACCGGCGCGCGCGGCGATACCCTGGCCCTGACCACCCATAAAGGGCGCACCAAAGCCCTCCTGGCCCAGCACGGGATACCGACCCCTCCCTGGCGCATCTTCCAGCACGAGGACGAACTGCAGGACGATGCCGATCTGGGGTTGGGCTATCCCGTCATCGTCAAGCCGGTGGCGGAGGACGGCAGTGTGGGGGTGGAATATCCTGCCGTGGCCCATTCCCTGGCGGAGGTGCGCCGGCGCGTGGCCTACATCCGCGAGACCTATCGCCAGGCGGCGCTGGTGGAGGCCTTCATCGCCGGCCGGGAGTTCAATGTGGCCCTGTGGGGCGAGCCGCCCCAGCTCCTCCCCCTGGCGGAGATCGATTTCAGCGCCTTCGCCGACCCGTGCCAGCGCATCGTCTCCTATGCCGCCAAGTGGGAGGAGGGCTCGTTCGAGTATCAGCACACGCCGGCGGTCTTCTGCTCCTCCCTGGACGATGAACTGCGCAGTGCCATCTCCTCCATCGCCGTGGCCGTGTGGGAGATCATCGGCTGTCAGGGATATGCCCGGGTGGATATGCGGGTTTCGCCAGAGGGCATGCCCTATGTGATTGAGGTGAACTGCAATCCGGATATCGCGCCGGACGCCGGCTTCTTCCGCGCCGCCGCCCAGGCCGGTATGTCCTACGCCGATATGGTGGAACATATCGTTGATATTGCCCTGCAAGAGAGGCACTTGTATGGTCGAGCCAGCGACAGATGTCGACGGTCCAAGTATATTACGCATCACCCAGCAGGCCGGCGTCTTTACCGCCGGGGAGGTCCAGTGCGTCCAGGAGCTCTGGTCTCAGTACCTGAACGAGGGTGA